From the Cryptomeria japonica chromosome 2, Sugi_1.0, whole genome shotgun sequence genome, one window contains:
- the LOC131049916 gene encoding disease resistance protein RUN1-like isoform X1, giving the protein MSIRGIDAARFEYTDEPLRQRNACFELIGSLSNRCFGIPPPSSLGLKFFSGREEQFIKYFGTPLEGPVCLSLDEFKGRKIQSWSLRNLRILELIKAHCLVQLWDNSDPPLQLRELCIDEARKLQRIPNSIGRLQGLKCINISYCESLEDLPEEFCNLQSLEWLKLSHCSRLSSLPSRLGDLINLRYLDLEEFKKLQTLPDSFKQLRHLQHLNLHGCEELTLRSDMLESIGNLEYLNFEGCWKVEQLPNQITNQVCLRELKATYTSIRGLPSDIGELRKLEVLEIGSRFLAILPYSLGNLSSLTRLELRNCEMLNCLPDFSGPLNMLKRISIEYTSVSTISISGDSCPSLEHIVLDNNDHLVDIQSLPTSVRSLEVSDCKTLKKATGLGGLANLQFLSIVRCPELNELPSFAELHSLKFIWIRDCDEIVEIEGLENSRTLETLEVHTSRMSPAIQSLEGLEKLKRFVMVAENRSALRPCIQTIKKWPGEMVICGRAVSGAESALDSLSFPTLSIVGGDMWKVECRKMHASDAAVVCFLVNSITDCYFHLYFSYFSGWTSMRLKEGKWVLVGVLRQGCEDIVSATAEIWDEEGEVERGILLVGEEGRVLEAFNRFWTLFI; this is encoded by the exons ATGTCTATTAGAGGGATAGATGCTGCTCGATTTGAATATACTGACGAGCCATTGCGTCAGAGAAACGCCTGCTTTGAGCTCATAGGATCCCTTTCAAACAGATGTTTTGGGATCCCTCCACCTTCCTCGCTCGGATTAAAATTTTTTTCTGGCAGAGAAGAACAGTTTATCAAATATTTTGGCACACCATTGGAGGGCCCTGTCTGCCTTAGTTTGGATGAGTTCAAGGGGAGAAAAATTCAGTCATGGTCACTCAGAAATTTAAGAATTTTGGAGCTCATCAAAGCTCATTGCTTAGTACAATTATGGGATAATTCAGAT CCTCCTTTGCAGTTAAGAGAACTGTGTATCGACGAGGCCCGTAAATTACAAAGGATTCCAAACTCAATAGGACGTCTACAGGGATTGAAATGCATAAATATCTCTTATTGTGAATCACTGGAGGATCTCCCTGAAGAGTTTTGCAATCTCCAATCACTCGAGTGGCTGAAATTATCTCATTGTTCAAGGCTGTCTTCACTGCCTAGCCGTTTGGGGGATCTGATAAACCTGCGGTATCTAGATTTGGAGGAGTTCAAGAAGCTGCAGACATTGCCAGATTCTTTTAAGCAGCTGAGACACCTTCAACATCTCAATTTACATGGTTGTGAGGAACTCACCTTGAGATCCGACATGCTGGAAAGCATAGGTAACCTGGAGTATTTGAACTTTGAGGGATGTTGGAAGGTGGAACAATTGCCAAATCAAATCACAAATCAAGTGTGTTTGAGAGAGCTCAAAGCTACGTACACAAGCATAAGGGGGCTTCCGAGTGACATTGGCGAACTCAGAAAATTGGAAGTGCTGGAGATAGGAAGTCGGTTCTTGGCCATCTTGCCGTACTCTCTTGGAAATCTGTCTAGTTTGACTCGACTAGAACTCAGGAATTGTGAAATGTTGAATTGTTTACCGGACTTTTCGGGGCCTCTAAATATGCTCAAGAGGATATCAATAGAGTATACGAGTGTGTCAACAATATCAATAAGTGGAGACAGCTGTCCCAGCCTTGAACATATCGTCCTTGACAATAATGATCATCTAGTGGATATCCAAAGCCTGCCAACGTCAGTGCGGAGTCTAGAGGTATCTGACTGTAAAACGCTGAAAAAGGCAACGGGACTTGGCGGCCTAGCAAATCTTCAATTCCTTTCCATAGTGAGGTGTCCGGAGTTAAATGAGCTCCCAAGTTTTGCAGAATTACATTCCCTCAAATTTATCTGGATAAGAGATTGCGACGAAATAGTGGAAATCGAAGGGCTAGAGAATTCGAGAACATTGGAGACATTGGAGGTGCATACATCACGGATGTCCCCAGCTATACAAAGTTTGGAGGGGTTGGAGAAATTGAAGAGATTTGTGATGGTAGCAGAGAACAGATCAGCTCTTCGACCCTGCATTCAAACTATAAAG AAATGGCCAGGCGAGATGGTGATATGTGGAAGGGCAGTGAGTGGTGCAGAGTCAGCGTTGGATTCTCTTTCCTTTCCCACCCTTTCCATTGTTggtggtgatatgtggaaggtagaATGTAGGAAGATGCATGCTTCTGATGCGGCCGTCGTTTGTTTCCTTGTAAATTCAATTACAGATTGTTATTTCCATCTCTATTTTAGTTATTTTAGTGGTTGGACAAGTATGCGATTGAAGGAGGGGAAATGGGTGTTAGTAGGTGTGTTGAGACAAGGTTGTGAGGATATTGTAAGTGCGACAGCTGAAATATGGGATGAAGAAGGTGAGGTAGAGAGAGGAATATTGTTGGTGGGAGAAGAAGGGAGAGTGCTAGAGGCATTTAATCGGTTCTGGACATTATTCATCTAA
- the LOC131049916 gene encoding disease resistance protein TAO1-like isoform X2 — protein MSIRGIDAARFEYTDEPLRQRNACFELIGSLSNRCFGIPPPSSLGLKFFSGREEQFIKYFGTPLEGPVCLSLDEFKGRKIQSWSLRNLRILELIKAHCLVQLWDNSDLRELCIDEARKLQRIPNSIGRLQGLKCINISYCESLEDLPEEFCNLQSLEWLKLSHCSRLSSLPSRLGDLINLRYLDLEEFKKLQTLPDSFKQLRHLQHLNLHGCEELTLRSDMLESIGNLEYLNFEGCWKVEQLPNQITNQVCLRELKATYTSIRGLPSDIGELRKLEVLEIGSRFLAILPYSLGNLSSLTRLELRNCEMLNCLPDFSGPLNMLKRISIEYTSVSTISISGDSCPSLEHIVLDNNDHLVDIQSLPTSVRSLEVSDCKTLKKATGLGGLANLQFLSIVRCPELNELPSFAELHSLKFIWIRDCDEIVEIEGLENSRTLETLEVHTSRMSPAIQSLEGLEKLKRFVMVAENRSALRPCIQTIKKWPGEMVICGRAVSGAESALDSLSFPTLSIVGGDMWKVECRKMHASDAAVVCFLVNSITDCYFHLYFSYFSGWTSMRLKEGKWVLVGVLRQGCEDIVSATAEIWDEEGEVERGILLVGEEGRVLEAFNRFWTLFI, from the exons ATGTCTATTAGAGGGATAGATGCTGCTCGATTTGAATATACTGACGAGCCATTGCGTCAGAGAAACGCCTGCTTTGAGCTCATAGGATCCCTTTCAAACAGATGTTTTGGGATCCCTCCACCTTCCTCGCTCGGATTAAAATTTTTTTCTGGCAGAGAAGAACAGTTTATCAAATATTTTGGCACACCATTGGAGGGCCCTGTCTGCCTTAGTTTGGATGAGTTCAAGGGGAGAAAAATTCAGTCATGGTCACTCAGAAATTTAAGAATTTTGGAGCTCATCAAAGCTCATTGCTTAGTACAATTATGGGATAATTCAGAT TTAAGAGAACTGTGTATCGACGAGGCCCGTAAATTACAAAGGATTCCAAACTCAATAGGACGTCTACAGGGATTGAAATGCATAAATATCTCTTATTGTGAATCACTGGAGGATCTCCCTGAAGAGTTTTGCAATCTCCAATCACTCGAGTGGCTGAAATTATCTCATTGTTCAAGGCTGTCTTCACTGCCTAGCCGTTTGGGGGATCTGATAAACCTGCGGTATCTAGATTTGGAGGAGTTCAAGAAGCTGCAGACATTGCCAGATTCTTTTAAGCAGCTGAGACACCTTCAACATCTCAATTTACATGGTTGTGAGGAACTCACCTTGAGATCCGACATGCTGGAAAGCATAGGTAACCTGGAGTATTTGAACTTTGAGGGATGTTGGAAGGTGGAACAATTGCCAAATCAAATCACAAATCAAGTGTGTTTGAGAGAGCTCAAAGCTACGTACACAAGCATAAGGGGGCTTCCGAGTGACATTGGCGAACTCAGAAAATTGGAAGTGCTGGAGATAGGAAGTCGGTTCTTGGCCATCTTGCCGTACTCTCTTGGAAATCTGTCTAGTTTGACTCGACTAGAACTCAGGAATTGTGAAATGTTGAATTGTTTACCGGACTTTTCGGGGCCTCTAAATATGCTCAAGAGGATATCAATAGAGTATACGAGTGTGTCAACAATATCAATAAGTGGAGACAGCTGTCCCAGCCTTGAACATATCGTCCTTGACAATAATGATCATCTAGTGGATATCCAAAGCCTGCCAACGTCAGTGCGGAGTCTAGAGGTATCTGACTGTAAAACGCTGAAAAAGGCAACGGGACTTGGCGGCCTAGCAAATCTTCAATTCCTTTCCATAGTGAGGTGTCCGGAGTTAAATGAGCTCCCAAGTTTTGCAGAATTACATTCCCTCAAATTTATCTGGATAAGAGATTGCGACGAAATAGTGGAAATCGAAGGGCTAGAGAATTCGAGAACATTGGAGACATTGGAGGTGCATACATCACGGATGTCCCCAGCTATACAAAGTTTGGAGGGGTTGGAGAAATTGAAGAGATTTGTGATGGTAGCAGAGAACAGATCAGCTCTTCGACCCTGCATTCAAACTATAAAG AAATGGCCAGGCGAGATGGTGATATGTGGAAGGGCAGTGAGTGGTGCAGAGTCAGCGTTGGATTCTCTTTCCTTTCCCACCCTTTCCATTGTTggtggtgatatgtggaaggtagaATGTAGGAAGATGCATGCTTCTGATGCGGCCGTCGTTTGTTTCCTTGTAAATTCAATTACAGATTGTTATTTCCATCTCTATTTTAGTTATTTTAGTGGTTGGACAAGTATGCGATTGAAGGAGGGGAAATGGGTGTTAGTAGGTGTGTTGAGACAAGGTTGTGAGGATATTGTAAGTGCGACAGCTGAAATATGGGATGAAGAAGGTGAGGTAGAGAGAGGAATATTGTTGGTGGGAGAAGAAGGGAGAGTGCTAGAGGCATTTAATCGGTTCTGGACATTATTCATCTAA